A genome region from Triplophysa rosa linkage group LG24, Trosa_1v2, whole genome shotgun sequence includes the following:
- the ptpn12 gene encoding tyrosine-protein phosphatase non-receptor type 12 isoform X4: MACREFEMGRKKCERYFPLFGDEPVQFGPFRISCDSEQARTDYFIRTLTVDFDDESRRVTQFHYVNWPDHDVPSSFDSILDMISLMRGHQERDDVPICIHCSAGCGRTGAICAIDYTWNLLKAGRIPEDFKVFQLIQEMRTQRHSAVQTKEQYELVHRAILQLFEKQLVLLESPTNSEFTDGMEEGSPEKPNQNSDEERWDTPPPKPPRIRSNQVEGDIKEEILQPPEPHPVPPILTPSPPSAFPTVTNVRQDNDRYHPKPILHVLASDQNPDLNENYTKPREDLPALPALTTQPPTPSPGEGLDTRLDPKLSIEIKKVPLQEGPRSFEGNGALQRSHAFKRSNTSSSSMSEDSDDAPRPNHLPLRAEKGQAAWSLPSPDKAAERTPSPTLSSAASGTPIRSALSFTNPLHSDFTDAEARGGCSTSGRSSISTATSTVSLPQQGDHAARRVTTMSIAGHSLLIETDTNCDDSDDSPPPLPERTPESFQMVTDPTDVKLSVSEAFAQVSESTQTQSPAGPPKNDVVQKGEKAPDLLAVVTPPDVPTDKRIEIEAAAQMGFGSRCPQPKGPREPPSEWT; this comes from the exons ATGGCGTGTCGAGAGTTTGAAATGGGAAGG AAAAAGTGTGAACGTTATTTCCCTCTGTTTGGAGACGAGCCTGTTCAGTTTGGCCCCTTCAGGATATCCTGT gaCTCGGAACAGGCACGGACAGATTATTTCATCCGCACGCTCACAGTGGACTTTGATGAC GAAAGTCGACGAGTGACGCAGTTCCATTACGTGAATTGGCCCGACCACGACGTGCCGTCATCCTTTGATTCCATATTGGATATGATCTCTCTGATGAGAGGACATCAGGAGCGTGATGATGTTCCCATCTGTATCCACTGCAG TGCTGGATGTGGCCGGACGGGAGCCATCTGCGCGATTGACTACACGTGGAATTTACTGAAAGCTggg AGGATTCCAgaagattttaaagtttttcaaCTGATTCAGGAGATGAGGACGCAGCGCCATTCTGCAGTACAGACCAAA GAGCAATATGAGCTGGTTCATCGAGCGATCCTTCAGCTCTTTGAGAAACAACTGGTGCTTTTAGAGAGTCCAACAAACTCTGAGTTCACAGACGGGATG GAAGAGGGCAGCCCGGAAAAACCCAACCAGAACTCAGACGAGGAACGATGGGACACGCCCCCTCCCAAACCGCCCCGTATCCGCAG TAATCAGGTCGAGGGTGACATAAAGGAGGAGATTTTACAGCCCCCAGAGCCGCACCCTGTCCCTCCAATCCTCACCCCGTCCCCGCCCTCGGCGTTCCCTACGGTCACAAACGTGCGTCAGGACAATGACCGATACCACCCCAAACCCATTCTGCACGTGCTGGCGTCGGATCAAAACCCTGATCTCAATGAGAACTACACCAAACCTAGAGAAGATCTGCCGGCACTGCCCGCCCTGACGACGCAACCGCCCACCCCGTCCCCCGGCGAGGGGCTCGACACCCGCCTGGATCCGAAGCTGAGCATCGAGATCAAGAAAGTTCCCCTGCAGGAGGGTCCCCGCAGCTTCGAGGGGAACGGCGCCCTGCAGCGCTCGCACGCCTTCAAACGCTCCAACACCAGCAGCAGCTCCATGTCTGAGGATTCTGATGATGCTCCTCGACCCAATCACCTGCCGCTGAGAGCTGAGAAGGGTCAGGCCGCCTGGTCTTTGCCCAGTCCCGACAAAGCGGCCGAGCGGACTCCTAGCCCCACCCTTTCGTCTGCCGCATCGGGCACACCTATCAGAAGCGCTCTCAGCTTCACTAACCCGCTGCATTCTGACTTCACTGACGCAGAGGCCAGAGGGGGGTGCAGCACCAGCGGCCGCTCCAGTATTTCCACGGCGACCAGTACCGTTTCCTTGCCACAGCAGGGCGATCATGCTGCCCGCAGGGTCACTACGATGTCCATCGCTGGCCACAGCCTGCTGATAGAGACTGACACGA ACTGTGACGACAGTGACGATTCACCCCCCCCTCTTCCAGAGAGAACCCCTGAGTCCTTCCAAATGGTCACAG ACCCCACAGATGTGAAGCTGTCTGTCTCAGAAGCGTTTGCACAG GTGTCAGAAAGCACACAGACACAAAGCCCCGCTGGTCCTCCAAAGAATG